Proteins encoded within one genomic window of Brachybacterium sp. P6-10-X1:
- a CDS encoding MmcQ/YjbR family DNA-binding protein translates to MSDEAAVRRLATALPRVAEKTSYGTPAFYAAGKIFARMHEQPGVLICWRADLTEREALLAADPQRFFTTDHYRGHASVLVRLERVDETELAELLAEAWEARTGQRAPMPRTDPDD, encoded by the coding sequence ATGAGCGACGAGGCCGCCGTGCGGCGCCTGGCGACAGCTCTCCCCCGCGTCGCCGAGAAGACCTCCTACGGCACGCCCGCGTTCTACGCGGCCGGGAAGATCTTCGCCCGGATGCACGAGCAGCCCGGTGTGCTGATCTGCTGGCGGGCGGACCTCACCGAGCGCGAGGCGCTGCTGGCCGCGGATCCGCAGCGCTTCTTCACCACGGACCACTACCGCGGGCACGCCAGCGTGCTGGTGCGCCTGGAGAGGGTCGACGAGACCGAGCTGGCCGAGCTGCTGGCCGAGGCCTGGGAGGCGCGGACCGGACAGCGCGCGCCGATGCCGAGGACCGACCCGGACGATTGA
- a CDS encoding IclR family transcriptional regulator, with protein sequence MVTNGSVQSVDRAARVLEILARDGTAGVGEVARELEVHGSTASRLIGALEGHDLIDRDGATGKVRLGMGVLRLAAATRSGLDLTAQAAPVCDALAEELGETVNVAVLRDGAAVNVHQAQGTRTVALHNWVGNRTVLHATSSGKMLMAHLSATDRDAVLEAPRERFTEATVIDADALRRQFDEARERGWAAVVEEFEEGLNAVASPIRGPEGGVIAALSVAGPAYRLAPDDLPGVAEVLIRASETISQRLGYRADVTG encoded by the coding sequence ATGGTCACGAATGGTTCGGTGCAGTCGGTGGACAGGGCCGCACGGGTGCTGGAGATCCTCGCCCGCGACGGCACGGCAGGCGTGGGCGAGGTCGCGCGGGAGCTGGAGGTCCACGGCTCCACCGCCTCCCGCCTGATCGGGGCGCTGGAGGGTCATGACCTCATCGATCGCGACGGCGCCACCGGCAAGGTCCGGCTCGGGATGGGCGTGCTGCGCCTGGCGGCGGCCACCCGCTCGGGCCTGGACCTGACCGCCCAGGCCGCCCCCGTGTGCGATGCGCTCGCCGAGGAGCTCGGCGAGACCGTCAACGTCGCGGTCCTGCGCGACGGCGCCGCGGTCAACGTCCACCAGGCGCAGGGCACCCGGACCGTCGCCCTGCACAACTGGGTCGGGAACCGCACCGTCCTGCATGCCACCTCGAGCGGCAAGATGCTCATGGCGCACCTGAGCGCCACCGACCGCGATGCCGTGCTGGAGGCGCCGCGGGAACGGTTCACCGAAGCCACCGTGATCGATGCCGACGCGCTGCGCCGGCAGTTCGACGAGGCGCGCGAGCGGGGATGGGCCGCCGTGGTCGAGGAGTTCGAGGAGGGGCTGAACGCTGTGGCCTCCCCGATCCGGGGCCCGGAGGGAGGCGTCATCGCGGCGCTCTCCGTCGCCGGTCCCGCCTACCGCCTGGCTCCCGACGATCTGCCGGGGGTGGCGGAGGTGCTGATCCGGGCGAGCGAGACGATCTCGCAGCGGCTCGGATACCGCGCCGACGTCACCGGCTGA
- a CDS encoding PH domain-containing protein: MVPVLTLALLGLLIGPARWWLLSAALVLLVLAIPLALVVPRVRWRIHRWEATDDALYSRTGLLWEEWRAAPLSRIQTVDLDRGPLQRSFGLATISVSTASARGAVRISSLATGAIGLAAYGVVLQVFDWFQAVPVLIAWLGTSAGAVPLLVLLLVLIVGAVVIGAVGTLAVYVEGWWGYRLGRHEDGSLDLRRGLLVSRSTVFDGDRLRGVTLHEPLGLRRAGGARLDVIAVGVKAPEGDQKNAQSPALVPAAPRAVGAEVAGTILGAPVPDALRPHPPAARRKRFLRAGMLTAAGVVLAVIPALVLPSLWWIPALTAVVLALVTAVLARDNSRGLGHRVTDRHVALRKGSLFRRTDVLGRDDVLGWILTRSPFQRRAGLGTVVATSAGGSGAFRLPDVDAEQARAMMTSAGTVWEHLQVREPGSPAEISPRRGTIEVSGGTAGRRPRAVERGGAAPRDR; this comes from the coding sequence GTGGTTCCTGTCCTCACCCTCGCCCTGCTCGGCCTGCTCATCGGACCCGCCCGCTGGTGGCTGCTGAGCGCGGCGCTGGTGCTGCTCGTGCTCGCCATCCCACTGGCGCTGGTGGTGCCCCGGGTGCGGTGGCGGATCCACCGCTGGGAGGCGACCGACGACGCGCTCTACAGTCGCACCGGGCTGCTGTGGGAGGAGTGGCGCGCGGCGCCGCTGTCCCGCATCCAGACCGTCGACCTGGATCGGGGACCGCTCCAGCGCTCCTTCGGACTGGCCACGATCTCGGTGTCCACCGCATCCGCCCGGGGCGCGGTCCGGATCAGCTCCCTGGCCACCGGGGCGATCGGCCTGGCCGCCTACGGTGTCGTCCTCCAGGTCTTCGACTGGTTCCAGGCGGTGCCCGTGCTGATCGCCTGGCTCGGGACGTCGGCGGGAGCGGTCCCCCTGCTCGTCCTGCTTCTGGTGCTGATCGTGGGCGCCGTCGTGATCGGGGCCGTCGGCACTCTCGCGGTCTATGTCGAGGGTTGGTGGGGGTATCGGCTCGGACGGCATGAGGACGGGTCCCTCGATCTGCGGCGCGGCCTGCTGGTCAGCCGGTCCACCGTGTTCGACGGCGACCGGCTGCGGGGAGTGACGCTGCACGAGCCGCTGGGGCTGCGCCGAGCGGGCGGTGCCCGGCTCGATGTGATCGCCGTCGGCGTGAAGGCCCCGGAGGGGGACCAGAAGAACGCGCAGTCGCCGGCGCTGGTGCCCGCCGCGCCCCGAGCGGTCGGTGCAGAGGTGGCCGGGACGATCCTCGGTGCCCCGGTGCCCGACGCTCTGCGTCCCCACCCGCCCGCGGCGCGACGCAAGCGGTTCCTGCGCGCCGGGATGCTCACCGCGGCCGGGGTCGTCCTCGCCGTGATCCCTGCTCTGGTCTTGCCGTCGCTGTGGTGGATCCCGGCCCTCACCGCTGTCGTCCTCGCCCTCGTCACGGCTGTGCTCGCCCGCGACAACTCCCGTGGGCTGGGGCACCGGGTGACCGACCGCCACGTCGCGCTGCGCAAGGGATCCCTCTTCCGCCGCACCGATGTGCTGGGGCGGGATGACGTGCTGGGCTGGATTCTCACCCGCTCGCCCTTCCAGCGGCGAGCGGGCCTGGGCACCGTCGTGGCGACGTCGGCGGGCGGCAGCGGCGCCTTCCGCCTCCCGGACGTCGACGCGGAGCAGGCCCGGGCGATGATGACGAGCGCGGGGACAGTCTGGGAGCACCTGCAGGTCAGGGAGCCCGGCTCGCCTGCCGAGATCTCTCCACGGCGCGGGACGATCGAGGTCAGCGGCGGGACCGCGGGGCGACGTCCGCGGGCCGTCGAGCGCGGCGGCGCAGCTCCTCGAGACCGCTGA
- a CDS encoding glycine cleavage T C-terminal barrel domain-containing protein, whose amino-acid sequence MTVNQNPHVLLYPRIRKSPFFYASRRHGVQMYSVYNHTYHPRNYGDPIAEYWALLEGVTLWDVGVERQIQISGPDAFDFTNLLVTRDLSKCKVGQCKYVFLTDQHGGILNDPVLLRLEENRFWLSLADSDILLWARGVATYAGMDVDISEVDVGPVQVQGPKSYAVMRDLLGESVADIRYYYLHDFTIDGIDVTVSRTGYTGEIGYEIYVHHASRDAARLWELVWLAGQPHGLKVIGPCHIRRIEGGMLAHGADITVDTNPFEVGMGYDWMVDLNQEADFVGKEALRRIKEEGPRRKLVGLEIGGAQLGCYNDGSMIDAFPVHHDGTVVGQVTSACWSPRLEKNIGLALVPTELSDVGTAFTVDTGELAGTLLPYGEELVDAVVVPKPFIDPTKEQPKGDVTALAAADTSAAPAPAGG is encoded by the coding sequence ATGACCGTGAACCAGAATCCCCACGTACTGCTCTACCCGCGCATCCGCAAGTCGCCGTTCTTCTACGCCTCCCGGCGTCACGGCGTGCAGATGTACAGCGTGTACAACCACACGTATCACCCCCGGAACTACGGCGATCCGATCGCCGAGTACTGGGCGCTGCTGGAGGGTGTCACCCTCTGGGACGTCGGCGTCGAACGGCAGATCCAGATCTCCGGACCGGACGCCTTCGACTTCACCAACCTGCTGGTCACCCGCGATCTGAGCAAGTGCAAGGTCGGCCAGTGCAAGTACGTGTTCCTCACCGACCAACACGGCGGGATCCTCAACGACCCGGTCCTGCTGCGCCTGGAGGAGAACCGCTTCTGGCTCTCCCTGGCCGACAGCGACATCCTGCTGTGGGCCCGCGGAGTCGCCACCTACGCCGGGATGGACGTCGACATCTCCGAGGTCGACGTCGGCCCGGTGCAGGTCCAGGGCCCCAAGTCCTACGCCGTCATGCGCGACCTGCTGGGCGAGTCGGTGGCGGACATCCGCTACTACTACCTGCACGACTTCACGATCGACGGAATCGACGTGACCGTCTCGCGCACCGGGTACACCGGCGAGATCGGCTACGAGATCTACGTGCACCATGCCTCCCGCGACGCCGCACGGCTGTGGGAGCTGGTCTGGCTGGCCGGACAGCCCCATGGCCTGAAGGTCATCGGGCCGTGCCACATCCGACGCATCGAGGGCGGCATGCTCGCCCACGGCGCCGACATCACCGTCGACACCAACCCGTTCGAGGTCGGGATGGGCTACGACTGGATGGTGGACCTCAACCAGGAGGCGGACTTCGTCGGCAAGGAGGCGCTGCGCCGGATCAAGGAGGAGGGGCCGCGCCGTAAGCTGGTCGGGCTCGAGATCGGCGGGGCGCAGCTGGGCTGCTACAACGACGGCTCCATGATCGACGCCTTCCCCGTCCATCACGACGGGACCGTGGTCGGCCAGGTCACCTCCGCCTGCTGGTCCCCCCGCCTGGAGAAGAACATCGGCTTGGCCCTGGTGCCGACCGAGCTCTCCGACGTGGGGACGGCGTTCACGGTCGACACCGGTGAGCTCGCGGGCACCCTGTTGCCGTACGGCGAGGAGCTGGTCGACGCGGTGGTGGTCCCCAAGCCCTTCATCGATCCGACGAAGGAGCAGCCCAAGGGAGACGTGACCGCACTGGCGGCCGCCGACACCTCGGCCGCACCGGCCCCTGCGGGAGGGTGA
- the orn gene encoding oligoribonuclease, with the protein MTSSSSRALNDRIIWVDCEMTGLDKQRDALVEIAVLVTDADLNILGDGVDVVIKPPADSLEGMDPFVVNMHTVSGLLEELDDGVTLEQAQELCLQYVREFCPEPGKAPLAGNSVGTDRVFLDRDVPELASWLSYRTIDVSSFKELAKRWFPRVYYNIPAKHGGHRALADIRESIQELKYYREVLLVDEPGPTTAQAQAASRTFELSAEPTPGADVPAPGPYVPWLDRASHRSWLEGEGDELLVFGSESVREDGGFAWLDENGAPDLSRPSELWITCRMTHSFALGHLLGRPDFGRFADHGIASLRGVFHDGEHGGWFASVAAGRPVDDSKQAYAHAFVVLAASSAVAAGRPGAAELLDEALTVLDQKFFDEDAAMSVDTFDRAFGACEEYRGINANMHTVEALLAAADVTGQRRWLDRAVGIMTRAIDEFARGNDWALPEHYDTSWTPLLDYNRDEPNHPFRPYGATIGHWIEWARLVLHGRAALITAEGEAPEWMLEAATALMEKAAASFGADGEPGFVYTVDWDGTPVARERMHWVAAEAVGAAAVMHQVTGERIWAERYEQWWEYISTYLLDPGTGSWFHELDADNEPQGVTWPGKPDIYHAFQATLIPRLPVAPTLAAALRDGLLDRDL; encoded by the coding sequence GTGACTTCCAGCTCCTCCCGCGCCCTCAACGACCGCATCATCTGGGTCGACTGCGAGATGACCGGCCTCGACAAGCAGCGCGATGCGCTCGTCGAGATCGCCGTGCTCGTGACCGACGCCGATCTGAACATCCTCGGGGACGGCGTCGACGTCGTCATCAAGCCACCGGCCGATTCGCTGGAGGGAATGGATCCCTTCGTGGTGAACATGCACACCGTCTCCGGCCTCCTCGAGGAGCTCGACGACGGGGTGACCCTCGAGCAGGCGCAGGAGCTGTGTCTTCAGTACGTGCGCGAGTTCTGCCCCGAGCCGGGCAAGGCACCGCTGGCCGGCAACAGCGTCGGCACCGACCGGGTGTTCCTGGACCGGGACGTGCCCGAGCTCGCGTCCTGGCTGTCCTACCGCACCATCGACGTCTCCAGCTTCAAGGAGCTCGCCAAGCGCTGGTTCCCGCGGGTGTACTACAACATTCCCGCCAAGCACGGCGGGCACCGGGCCCTGGCCGACATCCGCGAGTCCATCCAGGAGTTGAAGTACTACCGGGAGGTGCTGCTGGTCGACGAGCCCGGGCCCACCACCGCCCAGGCGCAGGCGGCCTCGCGCACCTTCGAGCTCTCCGCCGAGCCGACGCCCGGCGCAGATGTGCCCGCCCCGGGCCCCTACGTCCCCTGGCTGGATCGCGCCTCCCATCGCAGCTGGCTCGAGGGCGAGGGCGATGAGCTGCTCGTGTTCGGCTCCGAGTCCGTGCGCGAGGACGGCGGCTTCGCCTGGCTCGACGAGAACGGCGCACCGGACCTCTCGCGCCCCTCCGAGCTGTGGATCACCTGCCGGATGACGCACAGCTTCGCGCTCGGCCATCTGCTGGGCCGGCCCGACTTCGGGCGCTTCGCCGATCACGGCATCGCCTCGCTGCGCGGGGTGTTCCACGACGGCGAGCACGGCGGCTGGTTCGCCTCGGTCGCGGCGGGCAGGCCGGTCGACGACTCGAAGCAGGCCTATGCGCACGCCTTCGTGGTCCTCGCCGCGTCCTCGGCCGTCGCCGCCGGCAGGCCCGGTGCCGCCGAGCTGCTCGACGAGGCGCTGACGGTGCTGGATCAGAAGTTCTTCGACGAGGACGCCGCGATGAGCGTGGACACCTTCGACCGTGCCTTCGGCGCGTGCGAGGAGTACCGCGGGATCAACGCGAACATGCACACGGTCGAGGCCCTGCTGGCCGCGGCCGACGTGACCGGGCAGCGGCGCTGGCTGGATCGCGCGGTGGGCATCATGACCCGGGCGATCGACGAGTTCGCCCGCGGCAACGACTGGGCGCTGCCCGAGCACTACGACACCTCCTGGACCCCGCTGCTGGACTACAACCGCGACGAGCCGAACCACCCGTTCCGCCCCTACGGCGCGACGATCGGGCACTGGATCGAGTGGGCCCGCCTGGTCCTGCACGGCCGGGCCGCGCTGATCACCGCCGAGGGTGAAGCCCCGGAGTGGATGCTCGAGGCGGCCACGGCGCTGATGGAGAAGGCCGCCGCGAGCTTCGGGGCCGACGGAGAACCCGGTTTCGTCTACACCGTGGACTGGGACGGCACCCCCGTGGCGCGCGAGCGCATGCACTGGGTGGCCGCCGAGGCCGTCGGCGCGGCCGCGGTGATGCACCAGGTGACCGGCGAGCGGATCTGGGCCGAGCGCTACGAGCAGTGGTGGGAGTACATCTCCACCTACCTGCTGGATCCCGGGACGGGCTCCTGGTTCCACGAGCTCGACGCGGACAACGAGCCGCAGGGCGTGACCTGGCCCGGGAAGCCGGACATCTACCACGCCTTCCAGGCGACGCTCATCCCCCGCCTGCCGGTGGCGCCGACGCTGGCCGCGGCACTGCGCGACGGGCTGCTCGACCGGGATCTCTGA
- a CDS encoding thiamine-binding protein yields MIAAFSLQPTGRPSDPALVRTLDDGADGASVHDAVAAAVRIVRDSGLPTRTSAMFTEVEGEWDEVMDVVGRATAEAARYGSRVSLVLKADIRPGHEGEIEGKVERLEAAVDRLGS; encoded by the coding sequence ATGATCGCCGCATTCTCCCTTCAGCCCACCGGCCGACCCTCGGATCCCGCGCTCGTGCGCACCCTCGATGACGGGGCCGATGGCGCGAGCGTCCACGACGCGGTCGCCGCCGCCGTGCGCATCGTGCGCGACTCCGGCCTGCCCACCCGCACCTCGGCGATGTTCACCGAGGTCGAGGGGGAGTGGGACGAGGTCATGGACGTCGTGGGGCGCGCGACCGCCGAGGCGGCACGCTACGGCTCCCGGGTCTCCCTCGTGCTCAAGGCGGACATCCGTCCCGGGCACGAGGGGGAGATCGAGGGCAAGGTCGAGCGGCTCGAGGCCGCGGTGGACCGCCTCGGCAGCTGA
- a CDS encoding FAD-dependent oxidoreductase, with amino-acid sequence MAQLPDRADIVVIGAGVVGNAAVSHLADLGWRSIVQIDKGPLPDPGGSTGHASNFVFPVDHSKEVTDLTVDSLRQYEELGVLSLCGGIEVARSPERMQELTRRMTSARSWGVEAHLISPAEIQQLVPYCDASLLIGGFHTPTGAIVDPIRAGELLRERAEAAGALTTCAETEVLDLLVEDGRIRRVVTDAGEIEAETVIIACGVWSPRVAALAGAAIPLTPAVHQMIDVGPIPQLERTDQWISFPLLRDMDSLMYERQRGPDLEIGSYAHRPLLHHPDEIPPVGDHPGQATPTSFPFTEDDFTLQLQQAQQMFPDLLTDPEPPRTAALNGLLSLTPDGGAVVGEMPEVAGLWSAAAVWIKEAAGVGRMLAELITDGTSEIDPHGSDIARFAPALRTSSHVLSRAAEGFPKIYGITHPREQWLSDRPLRTSPFHPRTEALGARYFEAAGWERPQWYEANADLLAEYGDRIDQRTAEWDRRWWSPIIEAEHLAMRDRVAMVDLGAFAIFDVHGPAAVDYLEQLAVARIDVRVGRVVYTPLLTPAGTFRSDLTIVRRGEEDFRIITGGAEGSRDLAWFRAHLPQDGSVQLTDATSAVTTLGLWGPRARDLLERITEHDLTSEAFGFGTAQDVQLGSVPASLLRISYVGELGWEIHLPTEHGLRVWDMLWGNGQDLGLIAAGIGVYGTTGRLEKGYRLMGAELNAEYDPVEADLALPKVKTHDFVGKQAYLAARAADPAAHLCTLAVDPVVEDTEPRCMTGGEPVLTPEGDPILDAKGRRSYVASTGPAPSLGRYLLMAYLPPQHAAEGTALQVEYLGRRHPVTVLTVGRTPAFDPQDLRMKG; translated from the coding sequence ATGGCACAGTTGCCGGATCGTGCAGACATCGTCGTCATCGGAGCCGGGGTGGTCGGCAATGCCGCCGTCAGCCACCTGGCCGATCTGGGATGGCGCAGCATCGTCCAGATCGACAAGGGACCGCTGCCGGACCCGGGAGGATCCACGGGCCACGCCTCGAACTTCGTCTTCCCCGTCGACCACTCCAAGGAGGTCACCGACCTCACGGTGGACTCCCTGCGCCAGTACGAGGAGCTCGGGGTGCTCTCGCTGTGCGGAGGCATCGAGGTCGCCCGCAGCCCGGAGCGGATGCAGGAGCTGACACGACGGATGACGTCGGCCCGGTCCTGGGGCGTCGAGGCGCACCTGATCTCCCCCGCCGAGATCCAGCAGCTGGTGCCGTACTGCGATGCGAGCCTGCTGATCGGTGGCTTCCACACCCCGACCGGTGCGATCGTCGACCCGATCCGGGCCGGTGAGCTGCTGCGCGAGCGCGCCGAGGCCGCCGGCGCGCTGACCACCTGCGCGGAGACCGAGGTGCTCGATCTGTTGGTCGAGGACGGGCGGATCCGCCGCGTGGTCACCGATGCCGGCGAGATCGAGGCGGAGACCGTGATCATCGCCTGCGGGGTGTGGAGCCCGCGCGTCGCCGCCCTGGCCGGAGCGGCCATCCCCCTGACCCCGGCGGTCCACCAGATGATCGACGTCGGGCCGATCCCGCAGCTGGAGCGGACCGATCAGTGGATCAGCTTCCCGCTGCTGCGCGACATGGACAGCCTGATGTACGAGCGCCAGCGCGGGCCCGACCTCGAGATCGGGTCCTATGCGCACCGACCCCTGCTGCACCACCCCGACGAGATCCCGCCCGTCGGCGACCATCCCGGGCAGGCGACGCCGACCAGCTTCCCCTTCACCGAGGACGACTTCACACTGCAGCTGCAGCAGGCCCAGCAGATGTTCCCCGACCTGCTCACCGATCCCGAGCCGCCCCGCACGGCGGCGCTGAACGGCCTGCTCTCGCTGACCCCCGACGGCGGGGCCGTGGTCGGCGAGATGCCGGAAGTGGCCGGGCTGTGGTCGGCCGCCGCGGTCTGGATCAAGGAGGCAGCCGGGGTCGGGCGGATGCTCGCAGAGCTGATCACCGACGGGACCAGCGAGATCGATCCGCACGGTTCCGACATCGCCCGCTTCGCCCCGGCCCTGCGCACGTCGTCCCACGTGCTCTCCCGCGCCGCCGAGGGCTTCCCGAAGATCTACGGGATCACCCATCCGCGCGAGCAGTGGCTCTCGGACCGCCCCCTGCGCACCAGTCCCTTCCATCCCCGCACCGAGGCGCTGGGCGCGCGGTACTTCGAGGCCGCCGGGTGGGAGCGCCCGCAGTGGTACGAGGCCAATGCCGACCTGCTCGCGGAGTACGGCGACCGGATCGACCAGCGCACGGCCGAGTGGGACCGGCGCTGGTGGTCCCCGATCATCGAGGCCGAGCACCTGGCGATGCGGGACCGGGTCGCGATGGTCGATCTGGGCGCCTTCGCGATCTTCGACGTCCACGGCCCCGCAGCGGTGGACTATCTCGAGCAGCTGGCCGTGGCCCGGATCGACGTGCGCGTCGGCCGGGTGGTCTACACGCCGCTGCTGACCCCGGCGGGCACCTTCCGCTCGGACCTGACGATCGTTCGCCGCGGCGAGGAGGACTTCCGGATCATCACCGGCGGCGCCGAGGGCTCGCGGGACCTGGCCTGGTTCCGCGCCCATCTCCCGCAGGACGGCTCGGTGCAGCTGACCGACGCCACCTCGGCCGTGACCACCCTGGGCCTGTGGGGACCGCGGGCGCGTGATCTGCTGGAACGGATCACCGAACACGATCTGACCTCCGAAGCCTTCGGCTTCGGGACCGCCCAGGACGTGCAGCTGGGCTCGGTGCCCGCCTCCCTGCTGCGGATCTCCTACGTCGGCGAGCTCGGCTGGGAGATCCACCTGCCCACCGAGCATGGCCTGCGCGTCTGGGACATGCTCTGGGGAAACGGCCAGGACCTGGGCCTCATCGCCGCGGGCATCGGTGTCTACGGCACCACCGGACGGCTCGAGAAGGGCTACCGCCTGATGGGCGCCGAGCTGAACGCCGAGTACGACCCCGTGGAGGCCGATCTCGCACTGCCGAAGGTCAAGACGCACGACTTCGTCGGCAAACAGGCCTACCTCGCCGCGCGGGCCGCGGACCCGGCGGCCCATCTGTGCACGCTGGCGGTCGATCCGGTCGTCGAGGACACCGAGCCGCGCTGCATGACCGGCGGCGAACCGGTCCTGACCCCCGAGGGCGATCCGATCCTCGATGCGAAGGGCCGACGCTCCTACGTCGCCTCGACCGGGCCGGCCCCGTCGCTCGGACGCTACCTGCTGATGGCATACCTGCCCCCGCAGCACGCCGCCGAAGGTACGGCGCTGCAGGTCGAGTACCTGGGGCGGCGCCATCCGGTCACCGTGCTGACCGTCGGGCGCACTCCCGCCTTCGACCCGCAGGACCTGCGGATGAAGGGGTGA
- a CDS encoding thioesterase family protein produces MNLYFRLLVFMIRVRFRSRPSLWDTSRVRFRVNPSDLDVMRHMNNGRYLTLMDLGRMDLMLRSRFWRRITEQGWYPVVAGQSITYRRSFQLWERFDLASRVLGHDDR; encoded by the coding sequence GTGAACCTGTACTTCCGCCTGCTGGTCTTCATGATCCGCGTGCGCTTCCGCAGCCGCCCGAGCCTGTGGGACACCTCGCGCGTGAGGTTCCGGGTCAATCCCTCGGACCTCGACGTGATGCGGCACATGAACAACGGCCGCTACCTCACCCTCATGGATCTGGGCCGCATGGACCTGATGCTGCGGTCGAGGTTCTGGCGACGCATCACCGAGCAGGGCTGGTACCCGGTGGTGGCCGGGCAGAGCATCACCTATCGCAGGTCCTTTCAGCTGTGGGAGCGCTTCGACCTGGCGTCCCGCGTCCTCGGGCACGACGATCGCTAG
- a CDS encoding nuclear transport factor 2 family protein, giving the protein MSLLTLSRVRSRARESSTSWSNAGQHEQLQRDAAESLSNVLALAVAKSGANFRLYDALRTLEEQESIFFDRYRRTGWGSKRNSSDRFYQGSVWRKVKGANAASRRAGIALRGAMPHRGAMIIDELLALEHRGWNSLCDGTGDDVYGRLLTADGVMVLAHGMVFDRATVIASLAEAPPWRRYEIRDARLIEIDTATAILVYTGIAFRDEDEQPFRALMASTYTRRDGQWRLALYQQTPIPSPSREDA; this is encoded by the coding sequence ATGTCCCTGCTGACACTCTCCCGGGTGCGCTCCCGGGCTCGTGAATCTTCGACCTCCTGGTCGAACGCCGGCCAGCACGAGCAGCTGCAGCGCGACGCGGCGGAATCCCTGTCGAACGTCCTCGCCCTCGCGGTCGCGAAGTCCGGCGCGAACTTCCGGCTCTACGACGCGCTGCGCACTCTCGAAGAGCAGGAGTCGATCTTCTTCGACCGGTACCGGCGCACCGGCTGGGGCTCGAAGCGGAACAGCTCGGACCGCTTCTACCAGGGTTCTGTGTGGCGGAAGGTGAAGGGCGCGAACGCCGCCTCGCGGCGAGCGGGCATTGCCCTCCGGGGGGCGATGCCCCACCGTGGTGCCATGATCATCGATGAGCTGCTCGCCCTCGAGCACCGCGGCTGGAACTCGCTCTGCGACGGCACCGGGGACGACGTCTACGGTCGCCTCCTCACCGCGGACGGCGTCATGGTCCTCGCCCACGGGATGGTGTTCGACCGTGCCACCGTCATCGCGTCCCTGGCCGAGGCACCGCCTTGGCGACGGTACGAGATCCGTGATGCGCGCCTGATCGAGATCGACACGGCCACGGCGATCCTCGTCTACACCGGGATCGCCTTCCGGGACGAGGACGAGCAGCCCTTCCGGGCCCTCATGGCCAGCACGTACACGCGCCGTGACGGTCAGTGGCGGCTCGCCCTCTATCAGCAGACCCCGATCCCCTCCCCGTCCCGGGAGGACGCATGA